The sequence CATAGACCTCCTCACTTCCCAGCAGCCGCTCGGCCTCCCGCACGGCTGCTTGGGGATCTGCAGCGGTGCGCAGGAGCACCTCCAGGCGCTGCCCCACCAGGCTGGCGTTGAAGCCGTACTCGTCCCGCCCCATCTCGAGGCCCATCCGCGCGGCTTCTACCACCGCCCTTTCCAGGCTGGACCTCGGCTGGGAGGGAAGGACCACGCCCAGGCGCAGGGCTTCCTCCTTGGGTTGGGCCAGGGCCCGCAGGGTACCCAGGGCCAGGGCGCTGCCGCCAAAGGCCAGAACCTGGCGGCGGGTCAATGGGTGCTTCGGCATCATTTTCAGCGTTACACCTCCTCAGCGCCGGCAGCTCGAGCCCTGAGCCAGATCTCCCAGTTGGTCGAGCAGGGGCGTGGGGTCGGCCCCGGGGGGGATCTCCGGGACCTGGCCCGCCAGGCTTGCCAGGCCAACCTTGTGGGATAGGTCGATGCCCAGAGGAGCTTCGGGGTCGGGCTTCACCAGGTAGAGCGGCTGCCTGAGCTGGTGGTCCCAGGGGCGGAAGGAGAGGGGTATCCCTTTGTAGAGGTCAAAGGAGGTTTTGGGGTCTTCCAGGTAGGCCATGAGCCCAGCAATTCCGGTTCCTCCGCTGGAGAAGGCCGCCTCGAGGAGTACCTTGACCGAGGCATACGCCGCCCAGGCCGAAGGGTCCGTGGGTTCGCCCCAGCGCGAGGTGAAGCGGGCGTTGAGTTCACCGGCTCCCCCGCTTTGCAAAGCCGTCTCCCACAAAGCTGCCCGGTAGCCAGTGCCTGCCTGGGGGGCCGTCAGTCGCAGGGCGATAAGGAAGTTGCGGGTCTGGGTGATGGGGTCGGGGAAGGCGACGATCTGAGCCTGGG comes from Calidithermus timidus DSM 17022 and encodes:
- a CDS encoding ABC transporter substrate-binding protein, whose amino-acid sequence is QRRVLFFNIGSPDDRLRQEACSRYTFHIEASAAMYLDALAAWLARAGLRRWFVVYPDSDEGKALYRRALEALQRQPGSGEVGRVAVRLGQADYTAVIQEIRRASPEGVLLLLDAQDQLAFLGQYELESPQAQIVAFPDPITQTRNFLIALRLTAPQAGTGYRAALWETALQSGGAGELNARFTSRWGEPTDPSAWAAYASVKVLLEAAFSSGGTGIAGLMAYLEDPKTSFDLYKGIPLSFRPWDHQLRQPLYLVKPDPEAPLGIDLSHKVGLASLAGQVPEIPPGADPTPLLDQLGDLAQGSSCRR
- a CDS encoding ABC transporter substrate-binding protein: MMPKHPLTRRQVLAFGGSALALGTLRALAQPKEEALRLGVVLPSQPRSSLERAVVEAARMGLEMGRDEYGFNASLVGQRLEVLLRTAADPQAAVREAERLLGSEEVYALVGGLGGQAEALSRLAEQRRVLFFNIGSPDDRLRQEA